From one Gossypium hirsutum isolate 1008001.06 chromosome D08, Gossypium_hirsutum_v2.1, whole genome shotgun sequence genomic stretch:
- the LOC107908974 gene encoding uridine nucleosidase 1 isoform X2, with the protein MDCELKKDCHDGIVVNGGSDGLLLSHANSNKLIIDTDLGIDNSMAIFMAFQNPEYEILGLTTIFGNVQTEDATRNALLLHKAAPSRLRSWRSL; encoded by the exons ATGGATTGTGAATTAAAGAAAGATTGTCACGATGGAATTGTCGTTAATGGCGGAAGTGATGGCCTTTTACTCTCACATGCCAACAGCAACAAGCTCATTATCGATACCGATCTCGGGATTG ATAATAGCATGGCGATCTTTATGGCATTTCAAAATCCAGAATATGAGATCTTAGGTTTGACCACCATATTTGGCAATGTCCAAACCGAAGATGCCACTCGTAATGCCTTACTTCTG CACAAGGCAGCCCCGAGCCGCTTACG